Proteins from a single region of Streptomyces glaucescens:
- a CDS encoding 2-phosphosulfolactate phosphatase, which yields MDSRFVGIAELAEVPAVAVVVDVMRAFTVAAWAFAQGAERIVLAESLDEALALKARHPDWAALKDGPPAPGFDMVNSPGLLRSADLRGRTVVQKTTAGTVGALAVKDASLVLCAGFVVAEATARLLRTRRSSGVTFVVTGEDGQAEEDLACAQYIARRATEAGTDATAFLRRAAGSRAAAELAQGVRQGAHPDDVALCLEVDRFPFAMVAALEGPLMVVRPRAVPPPAGDAVI from the coding sequence ATGGACTCTCGTTTCGTCGGCATCGCCGAGCTGGCCGAAGTCCCGGCCGTGGCGGTCGTGGTCGACGTCATGCGTGCCTTCACGGTGGCGGCCTGGGCCTTCGCGCAGGGGGCGGAGCGGATCGTTCTCGCCGAGTCGCTGGACGAAGCGCTGGCGCTCAAGGCGCGCCACCCGGATTGGGCGGCGCTCAAGGACGGGCCGCCCGCGCCCGGGTTCGACATGGTCAACTCGCCCGGGCTGCTGCGGTCCGCCGACCTTCGCGGGCGGACCGTCGTGCAGAAGACCACGGCAGGGACGGTCGGCGCCCTCGCGGTCAAGGACGCGTCGCTGGTGCTGTGCGCCGGCTTCGTGGTGGCGGAGGCCACGGCGCGGCTCCTGCGGACCCGCAGGAGCAGCGGTGTCACGTTCGTGGTGACGGGTGAGGACGGCCAGGCCGAGGAGGATCTGGCGTGCGCGCAGTACATCGCTCGCAGGGCCACCGAGGCCGGGACGGACGCGACCGCGTTCCTCCGTCGCGCTGCCGGGTCACGTGCCGCCGCCGAGCTGGCGCAAGGCGTACGCCAGGGGGCTCATCCCGACGACGTCGCACTGTGTCTCGAGGTCGACCGGTTTCCCTTCGCCATGGTGGCGGCCCTGGAAGGCCCCCTCAT